The genomic window GACAATTCCTGGCTGCCTGCCGACACGTTCTGGGCAGCGGTGATCGCTTCGGCAACGATCGCCCGGAGCTTTTCGACCATGCGTTCGAGAGCGATACCGAGCGTATCCTTGTCCGACAACCGCTTGACGTCGATCGTCAAATTGCCGCTCGCAATCGTATCCGCGATCTGGGCCGTCGCATTGAGATTTTCCGTCATCGTATTCAGCGACTTGATGAGGTCACCGACCTCGTCATTGCTGGAGACATCGATCTTTTGGCTGAGATCACCGATTGCAACTGCATCGGCCAGACCGACGGCACGGCCGAGACCCCGGCTGATGTTGAGAGCGATCCATGCTGCGGAGCCGATACCGATCAGCAGGGATACGGCGATAATCGCCATCAGCAGCATCTGGGCTTGCGCGCCATCCTGCTCCGCCTGAGCCGCTGCTTCGGCCATCCGCTTCTTAGTGAAAGCAACATATTCGGCGGCGCCGGCAATCGCATCGTCCGACGCTTTGCGACCTTCGTTGCCGGAGAGCGTCGCCGCCTTGATGTTACCGCCGTCCTTCACGATGTCAGTCGTGCGCACGATGGCTTTTTCCAATTGATCCACCCGAGCGATCAGATTGTTCGCCGAAAGCCCGAGCGGAGTGATCTGTGCCGACAACGACTGCGCAGCAGCTTTCAAAGCAGCGGTCGAGGGGGCAATGTGTTTGACGGCTTCACTCAATGCCTCCAGGCTCGTTGCCGAGAAAGATAGAATTAGGAACCTCTGGGTTCTCGACGATTCCAGCCGGGCCGTTAGCAGCGATGAAGTTGCTCGGGCACTTTCAATCGACGCCGGAAGCCGATTTATATCGTTAAGCAGAGCATCTGCCGCGTCGGAAAAATTCTTAACTGCGGCGGCTCCTTCTGTAGCCCAGGTCTGGGCTGCTCGGTTGTTGGAATTGAGCGTCGCAAGCCGGATGGTTTCATCCTGGACGTTGTTCATTTTTTCAAAGAGTGATGTAAACGTTTCGAGGTACTTCTTCCCAGCCGGGGTCGCTAAGCCCTTGATTTCCTCACTGAGGTGAGTGACGTTCTTGCGATAGTGCTTGATCGACTCCGCGAGTTTGGCAATTTCAGCATCGTTTGACTCGAGGATGAGGCTCTTCTCCGCACGGACCTGATACAGGATCTGGTTTTGCATTTCGCCGGCTTTGTCGATGCGGTTTGCGCGCTGCACGAGTTGCCCCGACGTTTCAACCAGCTGATTCAATTTCAAGTACGAAATCCCGCCTGAAATCATCGACAGGACGATAACCGCGCCAAATGCACTGGCCAGTTTCGCTTTAACCGTGAACCTCATTTTCTCAGCCCTTTGGATTAGATCTTGCTCAGCCCAAGGCAGGTCTCATGCCTGGAACGACGGACGCACGACGCAACTGTTTGAAGAATGAGGCGCACCGCCTCGACCGAATGCCGTTCCGGATGTTTCGTTCGGAACAAAGCTCAAGAGAGAATGAGGAGCCGTACACGTCGAAAGACGTGCTAATCGCTTCGAGCCCCCAGCATCCTTCGTCAATATCGCGCCCTGCCCACGTGGTCCGCGCGTTCCCCAACCCGCGAATCACCGAAATCCCAGCCTTAACGGAAGTATCGGCACACCGGTGTGCAAAAACTTAATGGCGGACTCATAGAACGACGAGTGGTGAGCGAAAAACGTTCTTCGGACTCGCGGGAAAATGGAGCGAACTTCTGAATCACCACACTAGAGTTGCAAGGAAAAAGGCACGATCTTCATCGTGCCTTTGTCCATCTCTCACTTGGAAAGAGCAGTATCAGCTCTTGCCCATGCACTCTTCGATGTAGAACCAGCGATCATCGCCGGCCAATCCCTTGGCTTTGACGTCCTTCCGGCAGGCCTTGAGTTTACTTTTGTTTTGACTCCAGTTAGCGCGCATTTCCTTCAGGCGCTCCTTGGTAAGTTTGACTTTTGCGGTCGTTGGTGTGGGCGCGGGGGCAGCAGTTTGTGCCGAAGCCGTGACAAGCGAGCCTGTCATGACGAGTGCAGCCGCCAGGCAGATGCCAGTACGAAACATAAGTATCTCCTAAAAAATGTTCGGATGAAATTATCGAGGATGCGGTGCGGGGTATGACAGTTCGTCATATCCCGCCCACGTGTTTGATCGTGGATCGTAGAGCGTTTTTCGAGCGAAGTGGCTACCGGTTCGCGTGAAGAAAACGCGTCAAAACAAGAATCTGGAGCTTCGGTTCTGATTCAATCAGAACCGAATATGCTCTAGTGGAAGATCTTGATCGCGCTTTGCACGGTCAGCCACACACCCCACGCCAGAGGGATGCCGACAAAGGCCCAGAACAGCGCAGCCTTACCGTCCAGACCACCCTTGCCAATCCCGTAGGAACCACCGCCGGTCGCAGCTACAGCTCCCTTGGCCTGAAGGGCAGCAACTTCTTCGGGCTTCATGAACCAGTGCGGTGCCAACGGCTTCACCAGCATGTTGCAGATCAGGCCCAACACCAGCATGCCCACCAGAATGTACATGGTGAAGTCGTAGACCTGAGCGCGGGGAACGCCGGCCGCGATCTGGAATTCACGAATGTAGTTCACCACCACCGGTCCGATGATCCCTGCGGTCGACCAAGCCGTCAGCAAGCGGCCATGGATAGCGCCCACGAACTGCGTGCCAAAAATGTCAGCGAGATAAGCAGGCACTGTCGAGAAGCCACCGCCATACATCGACAGGATGATGGCGAAGGCAAGCACGAACAGCATCTTGTTGCCCATAGCCGCCAAGGTTGGCGCCAGCGCGTACAGAATGATGCCAAGGATGAAGAACGTATAGTAGGTGTTCTTGCGCCCGAGTTTGTCCGACAGCGAGGCCCAGAAAAATCGGCCGCCAATGTTGAACAGCGACAACAGACCCGCAAAACCAGCGGCAATACCCGCGATCGCCGTACGTTGCTCGGCGGTCAATTGACTGAAGGACACATCCGGCAGGCCGATCAGCTTGCCCGCGAAAATCTCCTGCAGCATCGGCGAGGCCATACCGATCACACCGATGCCGGCCGACACGTTGAGACAAAGCACAGCCCAGATCAGCCAGAACTGTTTGGTCTTGTGCGCATTATCGAGATGCACGTGACCAGTCGTGATCATCGTGTTGGCCTTTTCGACCGGCGTCCAACCTTCGGGGCGCCAGTTGGGCGGCGTGATGCGATAGGAAAATGCGCCGATCATCATGAACGCGGCGTAGATCACACCCATCGTCAGGAACGTCTGCCAGACGCCAACATCGGTCGGCGATTTGAAATAGTCGATCAGCATGTTGGCGAGCGGAGCGCCGATCATTGCACCACCGCCGAACCCCATGATGGCCATGCCGGTCGCCATGCCGCGACGGTCGGGGAACCACTTCACCAGCGTAGACACCGGCGAGATGTAACCCAAGCCAAGACCAATTCCGCCGATGACACCCGATCCGAGCCACATCAGCCAGAGCTGGTGCGTGTAAATGCCGATCGCGCCCAGCACGAGGCCACCCGACCAGCACAACGCTGCTGCAAAACCTGCTTTCCGCGGGCCGACACGCTCCAGCCAATTACCCCAGATCGCCGCACTAATGCCGAGCACCACGAAGAAGAGCGTGTACATCCAGCCCAAACTGGACACGCGCCAATCACAGGTGGTCGTAAACAACTCCTGCATGACCGTCATGTCCGGGCATGCCTTCGGCGCGGTCAGACCTATCGCACGTGACAGCGGCAGCCAGAACACGCTGAAGCCGTAAGCCATGCCGATGCAAAGATGGATACAAAGTGCTGCCGGCGGGACCAGCCAGCGGTTGAAGCCGGCCTTTGCGACAATGCGTTCGCGATCAAAAATACCAGGAGCAGCGCCTGACGAGGCGCCTGCCTGTTCGATAGTTGTCATTTAAGTTCTCCCCAAGGTGAAAAATCAGCTGCCCATTTTTTATTGCGGGCATTCTGTCGTCTTACGATCCTGTTTTTTTCAAGGCCTCCACCGCATCACGGACATCCGGATTCAGCCCTGCTCCTCCCGCTTCGAGATGCGCCAGAATCGCGGAGCGCATTCGAGGATCCCAAAATTTTCTGATATGCTCAGCGGTGCTGGCCGCAGCTTTGCCTTCACCCTCGCTTTTGAAAAAAGTACCAATCTGATTGGCCATATAGACGAGCCGGTCAGGCGACATGCGCAGTAACTCCATCAGCGATCCGATGCGGATGCGTAAACACTTCAAATCCGTCCGAGCGCGCAATCGCCGCCAGTGTAATGCCCGCTTCGTCTGCCATGCGTACGGCCAACGCGGTTGGCGCAGACACCGAGACCATCACTGCTGCGCCGGTCACTGCAGTCTTCTGGACCATCTCGACCGAAACGCGACTGGTCAGGAGCACGAGACCTTCGCGCGCTTCAACCGAATTCCGAGCCAAGGCCCCCGTCAGCTTATCGAGCGCATTGTGCCTGCCGACGTCCTCGCGCAGTGCAACAACTCCCTGCTCCGGATTCCAGAACGCAGCCGCGTGCACTGCACGCGTCTCGATGTTGAGCTTCTGAAGCGGAGAGATGCATTGCATAGCCTGCATAATTTGATCCGCCGAAAATTGGCGGCCAACCCCGACCATAGTCG from Nitrobacteraceae bacterium AZCC 1564 includes these protein-coding regions:
- a CDS encoding methyl-accepting chemotaxis protein (product_source=KO:K03406; cath_funfam=1.10.287.950,2.70.70.10; cog=COG0840; ko=KO:K03406; pfam=PF00015,PF00672,PF12729; smart=SM00283,SM00304; superfamily=58104; transmembrane_helix_parts=Outside_1_9,TMhelix_10_29,Inside_30_313,TMhelix_314_336,Outside_337_733), with the protein product MRFTVKAKLASAFGAVIVLSMISGGISYLKLNQLVETSGQLVQRANRIDKAGEMQNQILYQVRAEKSLILESNDAEIAKLAESIKHYRKNVTHLSEEIKGLATPAGKKYLETFTSLFEKMNNVQDETIRLATLNSNNRAAQTWATEGAAAVKNFSDAADALLNDINRLPASIESARATSSLLTARLESSRTQRFLILSFSATSLEALSEAVKHIAPSTAALKAAAQSLSAQITPLGLSANNLIARVDQLEKAIVRTTDIVKDGGNIKAATLSGNEGRKASDDAIAGAAEYVAFTKKRMAEAAAQAEQDGAQAQMLLMAIIAVSLLIGIGSAAWIALNISRGLGRAVGLADAVAIGDLSQKIDVSSNDEVGDLIKSLNTMTENLNATAQIADTIASGNLTIDVKRLSDKDTLGIALERMVEKLRAIVAEAITAAQNVSAGSQELSASAEQLSQGATEQASSAEEASSSMEEMAANVKQNADNASQTERIAAQSAKDAEASGEAVNRAVEAMQTIAEKITIVQEIARQTDLLALNAAVEAARAGEHGKGFAVVASEVRKLAERSQAAAAEIGTLSADTVKVAQEAGSMLAKLVPDIKKTAELVEEITSACREQDVGSSQINQAIQQLDKVGQQNASASEQVSSTSEELASQAEQLQATIAYFKIDHHGQREAGSAEASINKAVSQLRGKAASMAAVVKKPSAKPARAAKVASGGGGGFAFAMGDGEDDRDADFQR
- a CDS encoding hypothetical protein (product_source=Hypo-rule applied; cleavage_site_network=SignalP-noTM), giving the protein MFRTGICLAAALVMTGSLVTASAQTAAPAPTPTTAKVKLTKERLKEMRANWSQNKSKLKACRKDVKAKGLAGDDRWFYIEECMGKS
- a CDS encoding MFS family permease (product_source=COG0477; cath_funfam=1.20.1250.20; cog=COG0477; pfam=PF07690; superfamily=103473; transmembrane_helix_parts=Inside_1_31,TMhelix_32_54,Outside_55_90,TMhelix_91_113,Inside_114_125,TMhelix_126_148,Outside_149_152,TMhelix_153_175,Inside_176_181,TMhelix_182_204,Outside_205_213,TMhelix_214_236,Inside_237_275,TMhelix_276_298,Outside_299_326,TMhelix_327_349,Inside_350_361,TMhelix_362_384,Outside_385_387,TMhelix_388_410,Inside_411_421,TMhelix_422_444,Outside_445_458,TMhelix_459_481,Inside_482_523,TMhelix_524_546,Outside_547_550), with the translated sequence MTTIEQAGASSGAAPGIFDRERIVAKAGFNRWLVPPAALCIHLCIGMAYGFSVFWLPLSRAIGLTAPKACPDMTVMQELFTTTCDWRVSSLGWMYTLFFVVLGISAAIWGNWLERVGPRKAGFAAALCWSGGLVLGAIGIYTHQLWLMWLGSGVIGGIGLGLGYISPVSTLVKWFPDRRGMATGMAIMGFGGGAMIGAPLANMLIDYFKSPTDVGVWQTFLTMGVIYAAFMMIGAFSYRITPPNWRPEGWTPVEKANTMITTGHVHLDNAHKTKQFWLIWAVLCLNVSAGIGVIGMASPMLQEIFAGKLIGLPDVSFSQLTAEQRTAIAGIAAGFAGLLSLFNIGGRFFWASLSDKLGRKNTYYTFFILGIILYALAPTLAAMGNKMLFVLAFAIILSMYGGGFSTVPAYLADIFGTQFVGAIHGRLLTAWSTAGIIGPVVVNYIREFQIAAGVPRAQVYDFTMYILVGMLVLGLICNMLVKPLAPHWFMKPEEVAALQAKGAVAATGGGSYGIGKGGLDGKAALFWAFVGIPLAWGVWLTVQSAIKIFH
- a CDS encoding formate dehydrogenase subunit delta (product_source=KO:K00126; ko=KO:K00126; pfam=PF11390) yields the protein MSPDRLVYMANQIGTFFKSEGEGKAAASTAEHIRKFWDPRMRSAILAHLEAGGAGLNPDVRDAVEALKKTGS
- a CDS encoding FdhD protein (product_source=KO:K02379; cath_funfam=3.10.20.10,3.40.140.10; cog=COG1526; ko=KO:K02379; pfam=PF02634; smart=SM00749; superfamily=53927; tigrfam=TIGR00129); the encoded protein is MKSPAVSAHRRIWREGGFSEGNRSIPEETPIALTYNAGTYAVMMGTPQDLEDFAVGFSLTEGVVSSSADIQSLEVVMLDEGVELRMWLDQARAERLRERRRNIAGPTGCGLCGIDSIVEAARPATMVGVGRQFSADQIMQAMQCISPLQKLNIETRAVHAAAFWNPEQGVVALREDVGRHNALDKLTGALARNSVEAREGLVLLTSRVSVEMVQKTAVTGAAVMVSVSAPTALAVRMADEAGITLAAIARSDGFEVFTHPHRIADGVTAHVA